A stretch of the Lolium perenne isolate Kyuss_39 chromosome 3, Kyuss_2.0, whole genome shotgun sequence genome encodes the following:
- the LOC127339876 gene encoding uncharacterized protein: MDHRARHGCSIGEQRWGNPRPSSSIRGQWQQASTVKRGRLDSAPGRFDWRAASREESRSSAAVVQAREVGRATGLAPQTVPELILSGPSRESTTSHCILRTTFKIPTLNLIHGALYQDAASNTKPSRGDKVHPCATAPPHSAAPPLHRQLSSKPLGGGADPSRLSEDIVCCMRNIFISLSDSRREASRSRTNTNPSSLESQRSVPSPSGISAFWSLAEPSAISSWVQSPQVDLNQNNSLLASETVFDPYKAREKLSWADMGTYGAASEVSWMSAGKKQLDYAAESLRKFRLLIEQLAEVNPVHLNDDARLAFWINLYNALLMHAYLAYGVPRSDMKLFSLMQKAAYTIGGNSFSAAFIEYVIMKMKPPNHRPQMALLLALQKIKAPEEHKKFCISAPEPLLTFALSCGMYSSPLPLLRASDLLSRCCEPVAGSSPDHFPAAMLFPW; encoded by the exons ATGGACCATCGAGCACGACATGGTTGTTCGATTGGAGAGCAGCGATGGGGGAATCCGCGACCGTCGTCGTCAATTAGAGGGCAGTGGCAGCAGGCCTCCACCGTCAAGCGCGGCAGGCTCGATTCCGCTCCTGGGAGGTTCGATTGGAGAGCAGCTTCACGAGAGGAATCCCGTTCCAGCGCGGCCGTTGTGCAGGCGCGTGAGGTCGGGCGGGCGACGGGGCTCGCTCCACAGACGGTTCCCGAGTTGATTCTCTCCGGCCCGAGCCGCGAGAG TACTACCTCCCACTGCATTCTCCGAACCACCTTCAAAATCCCCACTCTGAATTTAATCCATGGCGCGCTGTACCAGGACGCGGCAAGCAATACCAAGCCCAGCAGAGGCGACAAGGTCCACCCCTGCGCCACCGCCCCtccccactccgccgccccaccACTGCACCGTCAGCTCTCGTCCAAACCCCTCGGCGGCGGCGCGGACCCGAGCCGCCTGTCGGAGGACATCGTGTGCTGCATGCGGAACATCTTCATCTCGCTCTCGGACTCCCGCAGGGAGGCCTCCAGGTCCAGGACGAACACCAACCCCTCCTCCCTCGAGAGCCAGCGGTCCGTCCCGTCGCCCAGCGGGATCTCCGCCTTCTGGTCCCTGGCCGAGCCCTCCGCCATCTCCTCCTGGGTGCAGAGCCCCCAGGTGGACCTCAACCAGAACAACAGCCTGCTGGCCTCCGAGACCGTGTTCGATCCGTACAAGGCCAGGGAGAAGCTCAGCTGGGCGGATATGGGGACCTACGGCGCCGCCTCTGAGGTCTCCTGGATGTCCGCCGGGAAGAAGCAGCTTGACTATGCTGCAGAGTCGCTAAGGAAGTTCAG GTTGCTAATTGAGCAGCTGGCAGAAGTGAACCCTGTTCATCTCAATGACGATGCGAGATTGGCGTTTTGGATCAACTTGTACAACGCATTGTTGATGCAT GCTTATCTTGCTTACGGTGTTCCACGAAGTGATATGAAACTATTCTCACTAATGCAAAAG GCTGCGTATACGATTGGAGGGAATTCATTCAGTGCAGCATTCATCGAATATGTTATTATGAAGATGAAACCACCGAACCACAGGCCACAGATG GCTCTGCTGCTCGCCCTTCAGAAGATAAAGGCACCCGAGGAGCACAAAAAGTTCTGCATTTCGGCACCTGAACCACTTCTGACGTTTGCTCTGAGCTGTGGAATGTATTCATCTCCTCTCCCGCTGCTACGAGCCAGCGACCTCCTCTCCCGCTGTTGCGAGCCGGTGGCAGGCTCTTCCCCAGATCATTTTCCAGCAGCGATGCTATTTCCATGGTGA